The genomic segment AACTATCAATAAAATCACGAGCACGTGTATCGATGGCGACGGCAATTTTTGGACGGACTTGCCCAATCACTTCAATCAATTGCGGCAGTAACGTCGGTGGGAGATTGTCGACACAGAAATAGCCTAAGTCCTCAAAGCTATTCATGGCGACACTCTTTCCAGCCCCACTCATTCCCGTGATGATGACCAATTGCGGTTGATTCTCTTCCATCTTTTCGCCCTCCAGACAACAGTTCCGCGTGTATTTTTTATTCCAAATTCAGTATAGCATAAAAAAAGAGCCAGCCTCATTGAAGTCCCCTCCAACAAAGCTGGTTCCTGTCTTACACTTGTGATGATTCTTGTAATTCCTCGAGTAACGCTTCGATATAATGCTGTGCATTTTGAGCAGCAATCGAACCATCATTCGTTGCCGTAACGACTTGACGGAGCGTTTTCTCACGGACGTCTCCAGCTGCGAAGATTCCTTTGATGTTTGACTCCATGCCTTCGTTCGTCACAACATATCCTTGATCATTCAAGATACCGAGATCTTGGACGTAACCTGTGATCGGGTTCATTCCGATGTAGATGAAGACACCATCGATTGGATGTGTCGTCACATCTGCCGTTTTCGTATTGATTAAATCGATTGAACCGACTTTACCGTCTTGTTCGTTGATTTGTTTAACAGTATGGTTCCAAATGAAATCGATTTTCGGGTTATCGAACGCACGTTTTTGAAGAATTTTTTGTGCACGTAATTCTTCACGACGGTGGACGATTGTGACTTTTTTCGCGAAACGTGTCAAGTAGACACCTTCCTCGACCGCTGAATCCCCACCACCGATGACGAACAATTCTTTTTCTTTAAAGAAGGCTCCGTCACAAACGGCACAATACGAGACACCACGACCGCCGAGCTCTTCTTCGCCCGGTACACCGATTTTCTTATATTGTGCGCCCGATGCGATGATGATCGCCCGCGCGTGATAATCCTTGTTGTGTGCATGGACCGTTTTAAAAGCACGTCCATCCTCGATGCTACGCACGTCACCGTACGCATATTCTGCGCCGAATGCTTTCGAGTGATCGAACATTTTTTGTGAAAGGTCCGGTCCGAGGATGCTGTCGTATCCCGGATAGTTCTCGATATCTTCCGTGTTGGCCATTTGACCGCCTGGAATACCGCGTTCGATCATCAATGTTGAAAGGTTTGCGCGTGATGCGTAAAGTGCTGCCGTCATTCCGGCAGGCCCTGCACCGATGATGATGACATCATAAATTTTTTCAGCAGTTTCTGTCATGTTTCCACCCCATCTTAAGTTTCATTGTAATTTGAGTATAGGTGAGAATATGGCAAACGTCTAACATTTTGCCCGAGCAGGTGTCAGGTGTTGCTTAAAGGCACGAATCGTCATTGCCACCTCGTCAAAGGAGTCATCGACTAGTTCCGCACACTCTTCAATCAACATTCCTTCACGCAATTCATGAAACAGATGGATTAATGCAGCAGCTGAACCTTCGACTGAGTCAAACGTTTCACCACTGAGGACGAGGCGGGCAAACCGTTCATAAAAGTCGCCTTCAAGGCTCATCCGCTCTTCGTCAGATACGTAATGTTCTGCGAGACGAATCGTCTGTAAGGCACGATGAATCCGCTCATCGACGATATCGCTCCGTCCATTCATCTCATGCAAAATTTGTTCTGTCAGCTGCAGGACATCTTCGTGGTCCGTCACTTCCGGCATCATCGAAAGGGCCAACCGTGCTTCCTCGTCATTTAGTTTCCCGAGTAGCAAAGCCGTGAAAATCCGTGAGACATCATCTTCCGTTTTCAACGCTTGAATCAAGGCTGAACGAAACTGAAGGTTATGACGAATGTCGTATGCCTCTTGTTCTTCCCGTAAGCTCGCGGCCTCTTTTGATTGTAAGAAGGCTGCCGCTTCTTCGACATGTCCCGTTTTGAATGCAGAAATCGATAACCAGTGACCAAATAGTGGGTCGCCTCGGTAGCCACGGCGTTCGAGCAATTTCAATTCTTCGTACGCTAAGTCATGACGACCGATGATTGCAAGAGTCGATGCGACTTTATAACGTGTTTCGAGATTGACGGAACGAACGTGTTCGAGCTTCCGTGACAGACGGTGCGCTTCTTCATCCTGCCCCATCTCATGTAAGAGAACGAGCGTATTACAAAGCGCATGGAGATTTCCTGGATTTCCTTCTAAGACGCGTTCAAGCGAATGGAAAGCCCGGTCGTTTTCACCAAGATAAAATTCGACGATTGCCAAGTTATTGTAGGCTGGCCAAAATGTCGGGTACGTCGCGATCAAGGACTCGAGTGTGTCCTGTGCTGCAAACAACATCCCTTTATCGATTTGGCGCTGGGCTTGTGCATGGAGACGAATCAACTCATCTTCATCGTCATCCTCAAGCTCTTGCTCAAGATCAATCAATTCCACGAGTGCGGCCGATGCCTCTGCGTGTTTGCCTGCCGGTGCATGTTTTAAATATTCGAGCGCATATTCTTTTGCTTCTTCATATAAAGAAACGTGCGCATAGTTGTTCGCTAAATAAAAGAGTGATTCGGTATTTGACTCATCGAGTGCACGGACACGTTTCAATACGTCGTTCGCATGATTGATTTCTCCCGTTTCGAACAGGACACGTGCGTAACGTAGTAGGTAACGGACATCTTCTGGTTGAAGCGTCGTCGCTTCGTCAAGATGATAAACCGCCTCTTCGAGTCTCCCTTCCCGATGCGCCTTCCGTCCGCGAAAATAAAAAAGTTCCGCTTGGCGCGTTGTAATCGCAAAGGGGTCTGCTTTGTATTCCGTTAATTCCATAGTGATTCAAGCCCCCATAATATAAATCTAGTTTCGTAGTTGCAGAGACAAGAATAACCTATCTCGGATAGCGTTGCAACAGAAAAAAACGCCGGGGTTTACGCCCAGCGTTTCGCATAAATGGTTTCGAGTTCCTTGTAGTTCTCTAAGCATTTTCGTACAAAAGCATCTTCTTGTGGATTCTTGTTTTGCAGACGTTCAACATCTTTTTCGAATGCCTGCCGTAAGCTATCCGGATACGACGGAATCTCGCCCTCATATGCATAGACGACACTTGGAGAAACCGTGATCTTTTCGTGTTGATGCAAGGCGGTACGGATATGGAAGAGCGGTACGTCAACTTGGTTCGGTTGATGCAAATCACCTTGCGTCGGATGTTTCTCGACGGCGAGGACTTCGACGACGAGCCCTTGCGGACGTTCTGCAAATAATCTTCCGAAATACTTTCCGGTCTTATAAGTGAAGCGAATATAATTCATTGCGGATTGACCTCCTTCTCACAGTTTCGTCACATTTCATGGCGACGAAGCGGCTGACTCGAGACACGTTCGTTCGGTAAGATGTCCCGGTGAACGACGGAACCGGCACCGATACTGGCGCCATCTCCAATCGTCACGCCTGGTAAAATCGTCACGTTCGCGCCAATCAACACATCGCTACCGATCGTCACGTTGCCGATCCGGTACTCGGTCGTCAAATATTCATGACAGAGAATCGTCGTGTTGAAGCCGATGATTGTATTCGAGCCGATTGAAATCCGTTCCGGGAACATCGTGTCCGGCATCACCATCAAAGCTAGTGCCGTTCGGTCGCCAATCTTCATCCGGAGGCATGTCCGGTACATGGCATTTTTGAACCGAAGCGATGGTGAAAAGCGTCCGATCGTAATGATGCTAAAACACCACATGACTTTGAAGAACGAGACCGTCCGGTACATGTGCCATAACGGATTCGTCGACCCGACGTGATAGCGATCAGTCCGCCGTGCCATTTTGCGCCTCGATCCAGTCACTTAGGTGTTCCATCGAGTCGATGATGACATCCGGTTCCAGTGCTTCCAAATACGGACGACCTTTAATCGCCCAACCGACCGCAACGGTTTTCAACCCGGCATTTTTCCCACCGTTGATATCCGTGTCGTTGTCCCCGACCATGATTGTCTCGTCGGTTGTCGAACCGAGGAGTGCCATCGCTTTTTCAAACGGTTCGACGGCTGGTTTTTCTTCCATCACGTCGTCTGCTGCGATGATTGTCTCAAACAGTGACGTCAGTCCGAACAGTTCAATCCCTTTTAAGGCGACGCGACGACTTTTTGACGTCACGATCGCCATCTTGTAGCCCTGCTCCTTCAAGCGGCGTAAACCGTCGAGGACACCCGGATATTCCAGGACGAGTGCGTCATGCATCGCAATGTTATAGCTGCGGTAAAAGGCGACCATCTCTTTCCACTGCTCGGCGTTGAGCTCAGAAAATGATTTTTCAAGCGTCGGACCGATGAACGGAAGCAATTCTGCCTCCGTAAACGTCCGCTCCGGGTAGTAGTAACTGAGTGTATGTTCAAAACTTTTCAGAATCAACGGGTTCGTATCAATCAACGTCCCATCTAAATCAAATAGAATCGTGTTAATCATCGGATTACTTCGCCTCCCGTGTTGTTCCGTCCAAGTAGCGGACAGCATTTTTCCGGACGACCATCATGACGAGTCCGAAGATGATTAAACAGATCGAGACGATTTGTGCCGTCCGCAGTCCGTCCCCCATCAACAGACTATCCGTCCGGAGTCCTTCAATATAGTAACGTCCAATCGAGTACCAGACGAGATAACCGAGGAAGACGTAGCCGCGACGCGGATTGAACTTCATCCGCCAGACGATCAACAAGATGACACCGATGATGTTCCAAATGCTTTCATAGAGGAACGTTGGTACATAATAGACGCCGTCGATATACATCTGATTGACGATCCAGTTCGGCAAGTGCAACGTATCTTGCAGGAACGACCATGTCGTCTCTCCCCCGTGCGCTTCTTGGTTGAAGAAGTTCCCCCAACGTCCGACCGCTTGACCGAACAGGAGTGATGGTGCCAAGATATCAGCAATTTGCCAAAACGAAATCTTTTTCTTACGCGTATAGAGGATGACCGTCAAAATCGCGCCGATGATGGCACCGTGAATCGCGATTCCACCTTGGCGGATGTTGATGATTTGATCGAGATGTTGCCCATAGTATTGCCATTCGAAAGCCACATAGTAGATACGGGCACAGATGATGCTGATCGGAATCGACCAGATGACGACATCGACCGCATATTCTTCATTAAAGCCAATCCGCTTTGATTCGAAGATGGCGATCATCAAGCCGACGATTGCCCCTAAGGCGATGACGACACCATACCAATAGATTGGAATCGGACCGAGTTCAATCGCGACACGATCGAATGTCGGCTGTACCGTTGCAAGTGTCCCCATCATAGACCACCATTCCCGTCTTCAATCGCTTGCGCGAGACGTCCGGCGAATTCTTCTGCCGTGTTGATCCCCATATTTTTCAGACGGTAATTCATCGCCGCAACTTCGATGATGACGGCAAGGTTACGCCCGGGACGCACTGGAATCGTCAAAAACGGAATTTCCGTATCGATGATTTGTAACGTCTCTTGGTCGAGCCCGACGCGGTCATAGACCTTCGTTTGATCCCAAATTTCCAGATTACAGACGAGGCTGATTTTTTTATGCGACCGTACAGCACCTGCACCGAACAACGTCATGACGTCGATGATGCCGATTCCGCGAATCTCAAGAAGATGCTGAATCAATTTTGGCGCTGTCCCGACTAAGATGCCGTCACCCGTCTGACGAATTTCAACGGAGTCGTCTGCCACAAGGCGGTGTCCCCGTTTGACGAGTTCGAGTGCCGTTTCGGATTTACCGACACCACTTGCCCCTTTGATGAAGACGCCGACCCCGTAAATATCGACGAGGACGCCATGCATCGCTGTCGTCGGAGCGAGTTCCGCTTCGAGGAAGTTCGTGATTTGAGATTCGACCGATGTCGTATGTCCCTTCGTCGTCAAGAGCGGTACGTTCGTTTCGTCAGCTGCCTTGATGATTGCTTCCGGTACTTCAAACCCACGCGTCACTAAAATCCCTGGTGTTTCATCCGTACAGAGGACGTTTGCCCGTTCGAGCTGTTCCTCATACGTCAGGTTGTTGAAAAACGTCAATTCTGTTTTTCCGAGGACTTGCAGACGTTCTGCTGGGTAATACGCATAATAACCAGCGAGGACAAGACCTGGTCGACAGAGATCAGCCGTCAAAATCGGACGATGTAGTCCTTCTTCTCCGGTGACAATTTTTAAATTGAATTGCTTTACGATTTCAGCTGTTCGCACTTTTGCTTGCACGCTCAATCAGCCCCTTTCACTTGAAGTATTGTACCATATTTTTGTTAAAATCAATGAATTCGATTAGAAGGGCAGTAACTGGGGGAAAGAATACAACAAAGGAGGTTTTTTTATGATGAATATGTCAGGTAGCGGCATCGGCTTAATCATTATCATGATTTTAGTTGCGATTGTCGCCATCCTTGGTCTCGTCTACATCATCATCTCGTTAATCGATATGTGGAAAGCTTATTCGCGTGATCAAAATCAGACATCGCTCTTATTTTTCATCATCTCACTGGTCGGAATCGTGCTGAGCGGTCCATTCATCTCACTCATTCTCGCCATCGTCTTTTATTGGAACCGGGCGCGTAGCAAAAGTTGGATGGGAATCGGCTTAATCATTGCTTCCATCGTCCTAGCGATTATCGGCGTCATCACGTTCATTTCATTCGGGTACGACATGAACAACTTCGACAATATGAACTGGGACGAACCGATGATGGATGAAGACTATAACTACTAATCAAAAAGAAAGGGATGCCATCTACATGATGCGCATCCCCTTCTTTTTGACTGTAGACACACTTTATTTTTTGATTGCGATGCTTGATCATCCATTTCCATCAGGAAGCGACAAAAAAATCCCGCCGGCTCCGGTTTCAGGAAGCAGGCGGGATTTTTGATTAAAACGCTTGTGGACTTAAGTGAACACCGTGCGTCACGGAAATCGTTCCCGTTTTCGTATCGGCTTCGACTTCAATCTTCGGCGTCCGGTCACGACCGGAGACGAAATGCAGTTTACGGTTCACGACATCTTTTTGGTCGCGAATCACTTCCATCTCATCGAGGTTACAATTCAACCCACCAAAGTTTGTTTCCAGCTCACCATATACTTCAGCGCCATGCGGCAACATCAAAGCGATGCTTCCCGCGAGTGACGACGCTTGAATCTTCGCGTCATGGGCTGTTTTTAGTTCACACCGGACATTGCCGTTCGCGGTTTTTAGCTCAGAACGTTCAAAAACTCCGTTCGCGATGATTTGACCATTCGCCGTCTTCGCTTTCAACATTTTGACTTCTGACTCTTCGACTTCAATCGAACCGTTCGCCGTTGAAGCTTTCAAATCCTCACTATAAAGATCGCGGACATGGATCCGTCCGTTCGCTGTCATCAGTTGAACGCTCGTCGCGTCAAGCGACGACAACGTAATCTCGCCATTCAACGTCTGTAACACGAACGCCTCGTAGTGACGACGCGGAACTTTTAAGTGGATCGTCGCCCGGACGCGTTTATCTTTCAAACGAATCGATAGCGTGTTAGCGGAGACGGAATGTTGAAGCGACGCTTGAAGTTGCTCGAGCGCTTGCTCCTCATTGACTTGGCGAAGCGGACGCCCCGTCACCGTCAACTCACACTCCTCTAAATCACTTGGTTCGACGACGGCATTGGCATTAAATAAATCCAAGTGAATCGTCTCTCCACTGAATGGGAATTGTTTGACGTACGTGACGTTCGGACCAGACGTCTGATTTAATGAGAGATCACTCTCTTTAATCCGGTTGACGAGACCATCAAAAGCAGACATCACTTTCGACGTCAGTGAATCAACCGTGTAATGATCGACGCGGTCGTACTGTTCCGGTTCATCGACATACTTATGATTACTTGCTGTCGTCGATTGTTGCTGATCGAGTGCTTCAAGGCGTTCGAGCTTATCGAGTGCCTCATCGATCGTCAACTTTCCTTCTTTTACTTGTTCAAGTATCAACTGACGCATATCTTGTTTCATGAACATTCCCCTCCTATTTTCTGAACACGCTATGACGCAGGAAAACTTATTCACTCTTTCGTTCTACTTCCCTTACTTCCCTTTTACGAATCCTCCGTCAAAAAAGTTTCATGATTCGATTCGGGCTGCGTCCCGTTCCAAAACAGGTGCCAAGTAATGTCCTGTATACGACTCCTTGACTTGCACGATGTCTTCCGGTGTTCCGGTCGCAACGATCATACCTCCACCATCGCCACCTTCCGGACCAAGATCAATCAAGTAATCCGCCGTCTTAATGACGTCGAGGTTATGCTCGATGACGAGGACTGTATCGCCGTTGTCGACAAGGCGTTGCAAGACTTTCAACAGGCGGGCGATATCGTGGACATGCAGTCCTGTCGTCGGTTCATCGAGAATATAAATCGTTTTCCCGGTCGACCGCTTATGCAGTTCCGACGCGAGTTTGACGCGTTGTGCTTCACCGCCCGACAGTTCCGTCGCCGGCTGTCCGAGACGCATGTACGTCAAGCCGACGTCAGCAATCGTTTGCAGCTTGCGGCTGATTTTCGGAATTTTTTCGAAGAACTCGAGTCCCTCTTCGACTGTCATCTCAAGCACGTCCGAAATCGTTTTACCTTTATATTTTACTTCGAGCGTCTCGCGGTTATACCGTTTCCCGTGACAGACTTCACACGGAACGTAGACGTCCGGCAAGAAATGCATCTCGATTTTAATGATCCCGTCTCCGCGACACGCTTCACACCGGCCACCTTTGATGTTGAAACTGAAGCGTCCTTTTTTATAACCGCGTAACTTCGCTTCGTTCGTCGAAGCGAAAACATCACGAATGTCGTCAAAGACACCGGTATACGTCGCCGGGTTCGAACGTGGTGTCCGACCGATCGGAGATTGGTCGATGTCGATGACTTTATCGATTTGGTCGAGGCCTGTGATGCCTTTATGCGCTCCCGGCTTTTCTTTTGCCCGGTTCATCTCATGCGCAATCGTCTTGTAGAGAATCTCATTAATCAATGTCGACTTCCCAGAACCTGATACTCCGGTCACGGCAACGAACAAGCCGAGCGGGATATCGACGTCGACATTTTTTAAGTTATTTTCTGACGCTTTTTTAATCCGTAACGCCCGTCCGTCCGGTTGTTTCCGTTCAGTCGGCACAGGAATGAACTTCTTCCCCGACAAATATTGTCCGGTCAGTGAATTCGCGTCGTTCATCAATTCTTCCGGTCGACCAGCCGCTGTGACGAAACCACCGTGATCACCGGCACCGGGTCCGATATCAATCAGGTAATCCGCTGCCATCATCGTGTCTTCATCATGTTCGACGACGATCAACGTATTTCCGAGATCGCGCATCGTTTTCAACGTACTGATCAATCGGTCGTTATCCCGTTGGTGTAAGCCGATTGACGGTTCATCAAGGACATAGAGGACACCTGTCAGACGGGAGCCGATTTGTGTCGCGAGACGAATCCGTTGCGCTTCGCCACCGGACAATGTGCCGGCAGCGCGGGAAATCGTCAAATAATCGAGACCGACGTTTTCTAAGAACGACGACCGTTCATGAATCTCGCGGACGATCATCCGTGAAATCGTTTGATCTTTTTCCGATAGTTTCGCCGGCAACTCTTCGAACCAGACGACGGCTTGCTTGACTGACATCTTCGTCACTTCTCCGATGTGGATACCGGATACTTTGACAGCGAGTGATTCGCGTTTCAGACGATGCCCTTTACAAGTCGGACATGCTTTTTTCGCCATATATCCTTCCATCTGCTCGCGGATGTAATCCGACGACGTCTCCTTGTAGCGACGTTGTAAGTTATTCAAGACACCTTCAAAGAACAGATCCGTGTTGCGGACCATGCCAAAGTCATTTTCATAACGGAAGTGAATTTCTTCTTTCGAGCTACCGTTTAAGATGATGTCGCGTTGTTCGTCTGACAACTGTTCGAACGGCGTATCCATGTCGATTTTAAAGTGCTCACAGACTGCTTTGAGCAGTTGCGGATAATATTGTGAGCTCGTTGGTTCCCACGCGACGATCGCCCCTTCGTTGAGTGACTTGTCTGCATGCGGTACGACAAGATCGACATCGACTTCAAGTTTCGTCCCGAGTCCGTCACATGAGGCACAGGCCCCGAATGGCGAATTGAACGAGAACATCCGTGGTTCGAGTTCTCCGATTGAGAAACCACAAATGGGACACGCATGATGCTCACTGAAAAGGAGCTCATTGCCATCCATCGTATCGACGATGACACGTCCATCCGCGAGGCGAAGTGCTGTTTCGAGTGAGTCGGCGAGCCGTGATTCGACGTCCGGTCGGACGACGACACGGTCGACGACGACTTCAATCGAGTGTTTCTTATTTTTTTCGAGTGCGATGTCATCCGTTAAATCAATCGTATCGCCATTGACACGGACACGGACGAAGCCCTCTTTTTTCAAATCTTCAAAGACTTTGACATGCGCTCCTTTTCGTCCGGAAACGATTGGTGCCAAAATCTGCAAACGCGACCGCTCAGGTAACTCCATCACTTGGTCGACCATCTGACTGATCGTTTGACTCGAGATCTCAATCCCGTGGTTCGGACAGATTGGTTTGCCGATTCGCGCATACAGCAGGCGGAGGTAATCATAAATCTCCGTCACCGTCCCGACAGTCGAGCGGGGGTTTTTACTCGTCGTTTTTTGATCGATTGAAATTGCCGGACTAAGTCCCTCAATCGCATCGACGTCCGGTTTATCCATCTGCCCTAAAAATTGACGTGCATAAGCGGAGAGGCTTTCGACATAACGTCGTTGCCCTTCCGCATAAATCGTATCGAACGCGAGTGACGACTTCCCGGATCCCGACAAGCCCGTCAAGACGACGAGCTGATCGCGTGGGATTTCGACATCGATGTTTTGAAGGTTATTGACGCGAGCGCCTTTGATGATAATCTTGTTTTTCTTGTCTCCCAACTTAGGCACCTGCTTTCAATTCTAATATAAGGTCTCGAAGCTCTGCTGCGCGCTCGAATTGCATGTCTTTCGCTGCCTGTCGCATCTCTTGATCCAACTGTTCGAGTAGCGTTTCCCGCTCCGGTTTTTTCAGTTTATTGAATTTCTCTAGTTTTTCGACCGTATCATCACTTTCAATCGTCGTACTAATGACACCGCGAACGTCTTTTTGAATCGTTTTTGGCGTGATGCCATGTTCTTTATTGAACGCGAGCTGAATGTTGCGCCGACGTTCCGTCTCATCCATTGCCCGTTGCATCGAATCCGTAATCTTGTCCGCAAACAGGACGACGTGTCCTTCCGAGTTCCGGGCCGCCCGTCCGATCGTCTGAATCAACGATCGCTCGGACCGTAAGAACCCTTCTTTATCTGCATCGAGGATCGTCACGAGTGACACTTCCGGAATATCGAGTCCTTCACGAAGCAAGTTGATCCCGACGAGGACGTCGTATTTTCCGAGTCGCAGGTCGCGAATGATCTCAATCCGTTCGAGTGTCTTGATTTCCGAGTGCATGTAGTTGACCTTAACACCGTGCTCTTTTAAATAATCGGTTAAGTCTTCCGACATTTTTTTCGTCAATGTCGTGACGAGTACACGTTCATTTTTCGCGACGCGGTCCCGGATGTTGTCCATCAAGTAATCGATTTGCCCCGTGATCGGATGAATCTCGATTGTCGGATCGACGAGTCCCGTCGGACGAATGATTTGTTCGACCATCTCTTTTGAGTGCTCGAGCTCATAAGGCCCCGGTGTCGCTGAAATATAGATTGCTTGACTGACCTTCTCTTCAAACTCTTCAAAACGAAGCGGTCGGTTATCTTTCGCTGACGGCAAACGGAACCCATGCTCGACAAGGACTTGCTTCCGTGCTTGGTCGCCATTATACATCCCGCGGATTTGCGGTAACGTGACGTGCGACTCATCGGCGACGAGCAAGAAATCTTTCGGGAAGTAATCGATGAGCGTATACGGCGTCGATCCTTCCGGCATCAAGTTTAAATGACGGGAATAGTTTTCAATTCCTGAACAGTAGCCCATTTCACGCATCATCTCGAGATCGTAGTTCGTCCGTTGCTCAAGACGTTGCGCTTCGAGTAACATCCCGTCTTCACGCATCTTCGCAAGTTGCGTCTCGAGTTCGACTTCGATGTTCGCGATTGCTTTTTGAAGACGTGTGTCCCCCGTCACGAAGTGGGACGCCGGGAAGATTGAGATATGTTCACGGTCGGCGATGATTTCACCTGTCAGCGGATCCATATCGCGAATCCGTTCGATTTCGTCACCAAAAAATTCGACACGGACACATTGTTCGTCTCGTGACGCCGGGAAAATCTCGACGACGTCGCCACGGACACGAAAGCGTCCGCGCTGGAAGTCGATGTCATTTCGTTCATATTGAATATCAATCAAGCGACGGAGCATCTCGTTACGCCCCATCTCATTGCCAACACGAAGCGACAACACATGATTGTTGTACTCTTCCGGGTTACCGAGACCGTAAATACACGAGACGGATGCAACGATCAAGACGT from the Exiguobacterium oxidotolerans JCM 12280 genome contains:
- the uvrA gene encoding excinuclease ABC subunit UvrA encodes the protein MGDKKNKIIIKGARVNNLQNIDVEIPRDQLVVLTGLSGSGKSSLAFDTIYAEGQRRYVESLSAYARQFLGQMDKPDVDAIEGLSPAISIDQKTTSKNPRSTVGTVTEIYDYLRLLYARIGKPICPNHGIEISSQTISQMVDQVMELPERSRLQILAPIVSGRKGAHVKVFEDLKKEGFVRVRVNGDTIDLTDDIALEKNKKHSIEVVVDRVVVRPDVESRLADSLETALRLADGRVIVDTMDGNELLFSEHHACPICGFSIGELEPRMFSFNSPFGACASCDGLGTKLEVDVDLVVPHADKSLNEGAIVAWEPTSSQYYPQLLKAVCEHFKIDMDTPFEQLSDEQRDIILNGSSKEEIHFRYENDFGMVRNTDLFFEGVLNNLQRRYKETSSDYIREQMEGYMAKKACPTCKGHRLKRESLAVKVSGIHIGEVTKMSVKQAVVWFEELPAKLSEKDQTISRMIVREIHERSSFLENVGLDYLTISRAAGTLSGGEAQRIRLATQIGSRLTGVLYVLDEPSIGLHQRDNDRLISTLKTMRDLGNTLIVVEHDEDTMMAADYLIDIGPGAGDHGGFVTAAGRPEELMNDANSLTGQYLSGKKFIPVPTERKQPDGRALRIKKASENNLKNVDVDIPLGLFVAVTGVSGSGKSTLINEILYKTIAHEMNRAKEKPGAHKGITGLDQIDKVIDIDQSPIGRTPRSNPATYTGVFDDIRDVFASTNEAKLRGYKKGRFSFNIKGGRCEACRGDGIIKIEMHFLPDVYVPCEVCHGKRYNRETLEVKYKGKTISDVLEMTVEEGLEFFEKIPKISRKLQTIADVGLTYMRLGQPATELSGGEAQRVKLASELHKRSTGKTIYILDEPTTGLHVHDIARLLKVLQRLVDNGDTVLVIEHNLDVIKTADYLIDLGPEGGDGGGMIVATGTPEDIVQVKESYTGHYLAPVLERDAARIES
- the uvrB gene encoding excinuclease ABC subunit UvrB is translated as MDFELMSPFEPGGDQPAAIKQLVTGVKNGERHQTLLGATGTGKTFTVSNVIKEIKKPTLVLAHNKTLAGQLYSEFKEFFPNNAVEYFVSFYDYYQPEAYVPSTDTFIEKDSSINDEIDKLRHSATSSLFERDDVLIVASVSCIYGLGNPEEYNNHVLSLRVGNEMGRNEMLRRLIDIQYERNDIDFQRGRFRVRGDVVEIFPASRDEQCVRVEFFGDEIERIRDMDPLTGEIIADREHISIFPASHFVTGDTRLQKAIANIEVELETQLAKMREDGMLLEAQRLEQRTNYDLEMMREMGYCSGIENYSRHLNLMPEGSTPYTLIDYFPKDFLLVADESHVTLPQIRGMYNGDQARKQVLVEHGFRLPSAKDNRPLRFEEFEEKVSQAIYISATPGPYELEHSKEMVEQIIRPTGLVDPTIEIHPITGQIDYLMDNIRDRVAKNERVLVTTLTKKMSEDLTDYLKEHGVKVNYMHSEIKTLERIEIIRDLRLGKYDVLVGINLLREGLDIPEVSLVTILDADKEGFLRSERSLIQTIGRAARNSEGHVVLFADKITDSMQRAMDETERRRNIQLAFNKEHGITPKTIQKDVRGVISTTIESDDTVEKLEKFNKLKKPERETLLEQLDQEMRQAAKDMQFERAAELRDLILELKAGA